The Platichthys flesus chromosome 10, fPlaFle2.1, whole genome shotgun sequence genome includes a window with the following:
- the bsdc1 gene encoding BSD domain-containing protein 1 isoform X2, with protein sequence MAEGEGWWGGWLQQSYQAVKDKSSEALEFLKRDLTEFSTVVQHDTACSLAATASAVRNKLAVEGSSETTEKVKKSLSSFLGVISDTLAPPPDKTIDCDVITLMATPSGTTEVYDSSKARLYSLQADPATYCNEPDGPPEKFDNWLSSVCLEDKKGEVSELLVNSPSIRSLYTKMVPAAVSHSEFWQRYFYKVFQLDEEEARRVALKQRAEQTTHSETLGWEEEEEDDFLGASPSSSSQLNFPPLFDNTSPQLPTTPTAPTGTSLLSPVLSPSEERDATLSVSSDSVSLPTQVDMRPEPVALQLANTLTEASLEDVAVKTQETQSPAKRDLPPQPQVEAAPQPQVTVDGALPRTPASKPEPTKEEGPQDLRVFELNSDSGKSTPSNNGKKGSSTDVSEDWEKDFDLDMTEEEVQLALSKIEDTGELEEDWENWN encoded by the exons ATGGCTGAAGG agaAGGCTGGTGGGGAGGCTGGCTTCAGCAGAGCTACCAGGCCGTCAAAGACAAG TCGTCTGAGGCCTTAGAATTCCTGAAGCGAGACCTGACAGAGTTCTCCACTGTGGTGCAGCATGACACCGCCTGCTCACTTGCGGCGACAGCCTCTGCTGTCAGAAACAAACTTGCA GTGGAAGGCTCCTCAGAAACCAcagagaaggtgaagaagagcCTCTCTAGTTTCTTGGGAGTCATTTCTGACACACTTGCTCCACCCCCTGATAAAACCATCgactgtgatgtcatcacattGATGGCAACACCATCAGGAACCACAGAGGTTTACGACAGTTCCAAG GCACGTCTCTACAGTTTGCAAGCCGACCCCGCTACATACTGCAATGAGCCTGATG GGCCACCAGAGAAGTTTGACAACTGGCTGTCCAGCGTCTGTTTGGAGGATAAGAAAGGAGAAGTCTCAGAGCTTTTGGTCAACAGTCCCTCAATACGATCCCTTTACACCAAAATG GTGCCAGCAGCTGTATCCCATTCAGAATTTTGGCAGAGGTATTTCTACAAAGTCTTCCAGTTGGACGAG gaggaggcgaggagagTAGCACTGAAGCAGAGAGCAGAACAGACGACACACTCAGAGACCCTGGgctgggaggaggaagaggagg ACGACTTCCTCGGCGCCTCACCGTCGTCATCGTCTCAACTCAACTTCCCACCGCTGTTTGACAACACCTCACCCCAGCTGCCCACGACCCCGACAGCTCCCACAGGAACCTCTCTGCTGAGTCCCGTCCTGTCTCCAAGCGAAGAGCGTGACGCCACCCTGTCAGTCAGCAGCGACAGCGTGAGCCTGCCCACACAGGTGGATATGCGGCCAGAGCCCGTCGCCCTGCAGCTGGCCAACACACTGACAGAAGCTAGCTTGGAAGATGTCGCAGTCAAGACGCAGGAAACTCAGAGTCCTGCCAAGAGGGACTTACCCCCCCAGCCTCAGGTGGAGGCTGCACCCCAGCCACAGGTTACTGTTGACGGGGCGCTCCCGAGGACCCCTGCTTCTAAACCAGAGCCAACAAAAGAAGAGGGGCCACAGGACCTGAGAGTGTTTGAGCTCAACTCTGACAGCGGGAAGTCAACGCCCTCTAACAACGGCAAGAAAG GGTCCAGCACCGACGTGAGTGAGGACTGGGAGAAAGACTTTGACCTGGACATGACAGAGGAAGAAGTTCAACTGGCACTCTCCAAAATAGAAGACACTGGGGAG CTGGAGGAAGACTGGGAGAACTGGAACTGA
- the bsdc1 gene encoding BSD domain-containing protein 1 isoform X1: MAEGEGWWGGWLQQSYQAVKDKSSEALEFLKRDLTEFSTVVQHDTACSLAATASAVRNKLAVSSPGSLFSPDSVFVSPSHVQTVTLSISATSQVEGSSETTEKVKKSLSSFLGVISDTLAPPPDKTIDCDVITLMATPSGTTEVYDSSKARLYSLQADPATYCNEPDGPPEKFDNWLSSVCLEDKKGEVSELLVNSPSIRSLYTKMVPAAVSHSEFWQRYFYKVFQLDEEEARRVALKQRAEQTTHSETLGWEEEEEDDFLGASPSSSSQLNFPPLFDNTSPQLPTTPTAPTGTSLLSPVLSPSEERDATLSVSSDSVSLPTQVDMRPEPVALQLANTLTEASLEDVAVKTQETQSPAKRDLPPQPQVEAAPQPQVTVDGALPRTPASKPEPTKEEGPQDLRVFELNSDSGKSTPSNNGKKGSSTDVSEDWEKDFDLDMTEEEVQLALSKIEDTGELEEDWENWN, encoded by the exons ATGGCTGAAGG agaAGGCTGGTGGGGAGGCTGGCTTCAGCAGAGCTACCAGGCCGTCAAAGACAAG TCGTCTGAGGCCTTAGAATTCCTGAAGCGAGACCTGACAGAGTTCTCCACTGTGGTGCAGCATGACACCGCCTGCTCACTTGCGGCGACAGCCTCTGCTGTCAGAAACAAACTTGCAGTAAGTTCTCCTGGGTCTCTGTTTTCTCCTGACAGTGTATTTGTGTCACCATCACATGTACAGACTGTAACCCTGTCTATTTCCGCTACTTCCCAGGTGGAAGGCTCCTCAGAAACCAcagagaaggtgaagaagagcCTCTCTAGTTTCTTGGGAGTCATTTCTGACACACTTGCTCCACCCCCTGATAAAACCATCgactgtgatgtcatcacattGATGGCAACACCATCAGGAACCACAGAGGTTTACGACAGTTCCAAG GCACGTCTCTACAGTTTGCAAGCCGACCCCGCTACATACTGCAATGAGCCTGATG GGCCACCAGAGAAGTTTGACAACTGGCTGTCCAGCGTCTGTTTGGAGGATAAGAAAGGAGAAGTCTCAGAGCTTTTGGTCAACAGTCCCTCAATACGATCCCTTTACACCAAAATG GTGCCAGCAGCTGTATCCCATTCAGAATTTTGGCAGAGGTATTTCTACAAAGTCTTCCAGTTGGACGAG gaggaggcgaggagagTAGCACTGAAGCAGAGAGCAGAACAGACGACACACTCAGAGACCCTGGgctgggaggaggaagaggagg ACGACTTCCTCGGCGCCTCACCGTCGTCATCGTCTCAACTCAACTTCCCACCGCTGTTTGACAACACCTCACCCCAGCTGCCCACGACCCCGACAGCTCCCACAGGAACCTCTCTGCTGAGTCCCGTCCTGTCTCCAAGCGAAGAGCGTGACGCCACCCTGTCAGTCAGCAGCGACAGCGTGAGCCTGCCCACACAGGTGGATATGCGGCCAGAGCCCGTCGCCCTGCAGCTGGCCAACACACTGACAGAAGCTAGCTTGGAAGATGTCGCAGTCAAGACGCAGGAAACTCAGAGTCCTGCCAAGAGGGACTTACCCCCCCAGCCTCAGGTGGAGGCTGCACCCCAGCCACAGGTTACTGTTGACGGGGCGCTCCCGAGGACCCCTGCTTCTAAACCAGAGCCAACAAAAGAAGAGGGGCCACAGGACCTGAGAGTGTTTGAGCTCAACTCTGACAGCGGGAAGTCAACGCCCTCTAACAACGGCAAGAAAG GGTCCAGCACCGACGTGAGTGAGGACTGGGAGAAAGACTTTGACCTGGACATGACAGAGGAAGAAGTTCAACTGGCACTCTCCAAAATAGAAGACACTGGGGAG CTGGAGGAAGACTGGGAGAACTGGAACTGA
- the olig4 gene encoding oligodendrocyte transcription factor 4, which translates to MDSDAGSTSSRSSSPDLVVDDSAGSFFSNKMFQTYYQEGRADDEASEGRMERCGGGGKIMSEDGKEVVQDLRLKVNSRERRRMHDLNQAMDGLREVMPYAHGPSVRKLSKISTLLLARNYILMLSTSLDEMKKLVGDVYGGSAAIQSRTASHHAITPAAPTAHHPLHPLAQSLHSLVGGTPSALQHHHSSSVPVPHSTASFLGFHAPVQGLLKDPLHLASSYRHFPGMPCPCSLCQPLPTTTSTLHSLSMNK; encoded by the coding sequence ATGGATTCTGACGCTGGCTCCACCAGCAGCCGCTCGTCATCCCCTGACCTGGTGGTGGACGACTCAGCTGGGAGCTTCTTCTCCAACAAGATGTTCCAGACCTACTACCAAGAAGGCAGAGCAGACGACGAGGCCAGCGAGGGCAGGATGGAGCGCTGCGGTGGTGGCGGTAAGATCATGTCTGAGGACGGCAAGGAGGTGGTGCAGGACCTGAGGCTGAAAGTCAACAgccgggagaggaggaggatgcacgATCTCAACCAGGCGATGGACGGCCTGAGAGAGGTCATGCCCTACGCCCACGGCCCCTCAGTGCGCAAGCTGTCGAAAATCTCCACCTTGCTTCTGGCCCGCAACTACATCCTCATGCTGTCAACATCGTTGGATGAGATGAAGAAGCTGGTGGGTGACGTTTATGGAGGCAGCGCTGCCATCCAGAGCCGCACCGCAAGCCACCACGCCATTACCCCCGCAGCCCCCACAGCCCACCACCCGCTCCATCCTCTGGCACAGTCGCTGCACTCCCTGGTGGGTGGCACTCCATCCGCGCTCCAGCACCATCACTCGTCTTCCGTCCCAGTCCCACACTCCACTGCCAGCTTCCTGGGCTTTCATGCTCCAGTCCAGGGCCTGCTGAAGGACCCCCTGCACCTGGCCAGCTCGTACAGGCACTTCCCTGGCATGCCCTGCCCCTGCTCCCTCTGCCAGCCTCTGCCCACAACAACCTCCACATTGCACAGCCTGTCTATGAACAAGTGA